A window from Mesorhizobium sp. WSM2240 encodes these proteins:
- the flgA gene encoding flagellar basal body P-ring formation chaperone FlgA, which produces MSARSMRALVHAAAAGLALCCALPALAQETVLIPNRVIYPGETVSADALKEVTLKPGKQAPEAVAVTLAELDGKVARRTLLTGRYIPLSSLREAYLVERGAAVEVVFVSGALTISASAVTLEPGSAGDLVKVRNIDSGKILSGTVMADGSIRVGAT; this is translated from the coding sequence ATGTCGGCTCGGTCGATGCGCGCTCTGGTTCACGCCGCGGCTGCCGGCCTCGCGCTGTGCTGCGCGCTGCCTGCGCTGGCGCAGGAGACCGTGCTCATCCCCAACCGGGTCATCTATCCCGGCGAGACGGTTTCGGCCGACGCGCTGAAGGAAGTCACGCTGAAGCCCGGCAAGCAGGCGCCGGAAGCAGTCGCAGTTACGCTCGCCGAGCTCGACGGCAAAGTCGCCAGGCGCACCCTGCTGACCGGCCGCTACATTCCATTGAGCTCGCTGCGCGAGGCGTACCTGGTCGAACGAGGCGCGGCCGTCGAGGTGGTCTTCGTCTCCGGCGCGCTGACGATCTCGGCGAGCGCCGTCACCCTCGAGCCCGGCTCGGCCGGCGATCTGGTCAAGGTCCGCAACATCGACAGCGGCAAGATCCTGTCCGGCACGGTCATGGCCGACGGCTCGATCCGGGTCGGAGCGACATGA
- a CDS encoding flagellar basal body P-ring protein FlgI yields MICRLLILAVAAIFGAQAALADGLIRKDGGGGAGGDGSYEQRDLYPGQNLVPSRIKDIAQLQSARDNQLVGYGLVIGLQGSGDSLRNSPFTEQSIRAMLENLGIASEGGRARAKNVAAVIVTANLPPFVQSGARIDVSVSSLGDAVSLAGGVLVMTPLKAADGDIYAVAQGPVFISGFNAQGDAEKVTQGVPTSGRVPNGAIIERQVEAEFGDAGTLTLQLRNADFSTAVRITDVINDYALERFGKRVAREQDSRTVLIQKPQKISAARFYAELENLVVESDMPARVVVDERTGTIVIGNEVRISRVAISHGTLTVRITEMPRIVQPEPFSKGRTAVEPFTAIEADQPDGRVAILDGPNLETLVSGLNRLGVKPDGIIAILQGIKSAGALQAELVLQ; encoded by the coding sequence ATGATCTGCCGCCTGCTCATTCTAGCCGTCGCTGCCATTTTCGGCGCTCAGGCTGCGCTTGCCGACGGCCTGATCCGCAAGGACGGCGGCGGCGGCGCCGGAGGCGACGGCAGCTACGAGCAGCGCGACCTCTACCCCGGCCAGAACCTCGTTCCGTCGCGCATCAAGGACATCGCCCAGCTCCAGAGCGCGCGCGACAACCAGCTCGTCGGCTACGGCCTCGTTATCGGCCTGCAAGGCTCCGGCGACAGCCTGCGCAATTCGCCTTTCACCGAACAGTCTATCCGTGCCATGCTGGAAAACCTCGGCATCGCCAGCGAAGGCGGCCGGGCGCGTGCGAAGAACGTCGCAGCGGTGATCGTCACTGCCAACCTGCCGCCCTTCGTCCAGTCCGGCGCGCGTATCGACGTCAGCGTCTCGTCGCTGGGCGACGCGGTATCGCTCGCCGGCGGCGTCCTGGTGATGACGCCGCTGAAGGCTGCCGACGGCGATATCTATGCGGTCGCGCAGGGGCCGGTATTCATCTCCGGGTTCAACGCCCAGGGCGACGCCGAAAAAGTCACGCAAGGCGTGCCAACCTCCGGCCGCGTCCCCAACGGCGCAATCATCGAGCGCCAGGTCGAGGCCGAATTCGGCGATGCCGGCACGCTGACGCTGCAGCTCCGCAACGCCGATTTCTCGACCGCCGTTAGGATCACCGACGTTATCAACGATTACGCGCTGGAGCGCTTCGGCAAGCGCGTGGCGCGCGAGCAGGATTCGCGCACCGTCCTCATCCAGAAGCCGCAGAAAATATCGGCCGCCCGCTTCTACGCCGAGCTGGAAAACCTCGTGGTCGAATCCGATATGCCGGCGCGGGTCGTGGTCGACGAGCGCACCGGCACCATCGTCATCGGCAACGAGGTCAGGATATCGCGCGTCGCCATCAGCCACGGCACGCTGACGGTACGCATCACCGAAATGCCGAGGATCGTCCAGCCTGAACCGTTCTCCAAAGGTCGGACCGCGGTGGAGCCGTTCACCGCCATCGAGGCGGATCAGCCGGACGGCCGCGTCGCCATACTCGACGGTCCTAATCTCGAAACGCTGGTTTCCGGACTGAACCGGCTCGGCGTCAAGCCCGACGGCATCATCGCCATCCTCCAGGGCATCAAATCCGCCGGCGCCCTGCAGGCCGAACTCGTACTTCAATAG
- a CDS encoding MotE family protein → MPAKFHLLTPPRRIVRKTLAAATLAALLAAGGPAATESIPAAVPAAETESEIQRFCSSIADAARDRRYALQKMELETLQKEVDKRIALLEEKRAEYESWMKRREDFLAQAEGNVVDIYATMKPDAAAERLAMLNVELAAGILMKLDSRRAGVILNEMESKAAAALTGIMASAARREDPT, encoded by the coding sequence ATGCCGGCCAAATTTCATCTCCTGACCCCGCCAAGACGCATCGTCCGCAAGACGCTTGCCGCCGCGACGCTTGCTGCGCTGCTGGCTGCCGGCGGTCCCGCCGCGACTGAATCCATCCCGGCCGCCGTGCCCGCGGCCGAGACTGAGAGCGAGATCCAGCGCTTCTGCTCGAGCATTGCCGATGCGGCTCGCGACCGCCGTTACGCCCTGCAAAAGATGGAACTGGAGACGCTGCAGAAGGAAGTCGACAAGCGTATCGCGCTGCTCGAGGAGAAGCGCGCCGAATATGAGAGCTGGATGAAGCGGCGCGAGGATTTTCTCGCTCAGGCCGAAGGCAACGTTGTCGACATATACGCCACGATGAAGCCGGACGCCGCAGCCGAGCGGCTTGCCATGCTCAATGTAGAGCTTGCCGCCGGCATATTGATGAAGCTCGATTCGCGCCGCGCCGGCGTCATCCTCAATGAAATGGAGAGCAAGGCTGCCGCCGCGCTCACCGGCATCATGGCGAGCGCCGCGCGCAGGGAAGACCCGACATGA
- the flgH gene encoding flagellar basal body L-ring protein FlgH — protein sequence MIRKLLLAIAAAALAGCGSNLKEIGQPPALSAVGSGVAAGTQSVYQYPETPAQPVKRFSLWNDRQSRLFTDPRALSPGDILTVEIEINDRAKFKNESDRSRTSTKSLGGALEYEWDGIGSGGTADANIGSRSASAGAGETTRSETIQLSVAAIVTDVMPNGNLVINGSQEVRVNAELRILTIAGIVRPVDIGPNNTISYKRIAEARISYGGRGRLTEVQQPPYGQQFLDQVLPF from the coding sequence ATGATCCGCAAGCTTTTGCTGGCCATCGCCGCGGCAGCACTCGCTGGCTGCGGCTCCAATCTGAAAGAGATCGGCCAGCCGCCGGCCCTGTCGGCCGTCGGCTCCGGCGTCGCCGCGGGCACGCAATCGGTCTATCAGTATCCCGAAACGCCGGCCCAGCCGGTCAAGCGCTTTTCGCTGTGGAACGACCGTCAGAGTCGGCTCTTCACCGACCCGCGCGCGCTGTCGCCCGGCGACATCCTGACGGTCGAGATCGAGATCAACGACCGGGCGAAATTCAAGAACGAATCCGACCGCAGCCGCACGTCGACCAAATCCCTCGGCGGCGCGCTGGAGTATGAATGGGACGGGATCGGCTCCGGCGGCACTGCCGACGCCAATATCGGCTCGAGGTCCGCGTCGGCCGGCGCCGGCGAAACCACCCGCTCGGAGACGATCCAACTTTCCGTCGCCGCCATCGTCACCGATGTCATGCCGAACGGCAATCTGGTGATCAACGGCTCGCAGGAAGTACGGGTCAATGCCGAACTCCGGATCCTGACTATTGCGGGCATTGTGCGTCCGGTCGATATCGGGCCGAACAACACGATCTCCTACAAGCGCATCGCCGAGGCCCGTATTTCCTATGGCGGCCGAGGACGTCTGACCGAGGTGCAGCAGCCGCCTTACGGGCAGCAGTTCCTCGACCAGGTTCTTCCCTTCTAG